A region of the Microbacterium sp. SL75 genome:
GAGCGACGTGCAGCAGGTATGGCCAGGATCCAGTTATCCCCTCGGGGCCACTTACGACGGTAACGGGACGAACTTCGCCCTGTTCAGTGAAGGAGCAGAGAAGGTCGAGCTCTGCCTCTTCGAGGAAGACGGAACGGAGACGTGCTTCGAGCTGATCGACGTCGACGCGTTCGTCTGGCACGCCTACCTCCCCAACATCCAGCCGGGGCAGCGCTACGGCTACCGCGTGCACGGGGAGTACGACCCCGCGAACGGCAAGCGCTTCAACCCCGCGAAGCTGCTCCTCGACCCGTACGCGAAGGCCGTCGAGGGCCAGGTCGACTGGGGGCAGGCGGTCTTCAGCTACGAGTTCGGCGACCCCGACTCGTTCAACGACGAGGACTCCGCCGCCCACATGATGAAGGGCGTCGTCATCAACCCGTTCTTCGACTGGTCGGGCGACCGCCAGCCGAAGATCCCCTACGCCGAGTCGTTCATCTACGAGGCCCACGTGCGCGGCCTCACCCAGCTGCACCCCGACGTACCCGAGGAGTTGCGCGGCACGTACGCCGGCATCGCCCACCCCGCCGTCATCGAGCACCTCCAGAAGCTCGGCATCACCGCGATCGAGCTCATGCCGGTGCACCAGTTCGTCAACGACTCCACCCTCGAAGAGAAGGGGCTGTCGAACTACTGGGGCTACAACACCATCGCGTTCCTCGCCCCGCAGAACACCTACTCCTCGACCGGCGACCACGGTCAGCAGGTGCAGGAGTTCAAGGCCATGGTCAAGGCTCTGCACGCCGCCGGCATCGAGGTCATCCTCGACGTGGTCTACAACCACACCGCCGAGGGCAACCACATGGGCCCGACCCTGTCGATGCGCGGCATCGACAACGAGGCGTACTACCGCCTCGAAGACGACGACAAGCGCTACTACACCGACTACACCGGCACCGGCAACAGCATGAACGTGGGCAACCCCCACACGCTGCAGCTGATCATGGATTCGCTGCGCTACTGGGTGCTCGAGATGCACGTCGACGGATTCCGCTTCGACCTGGCATCCACCCTCGCCCGCGAGTTCTACGAGGTCGACAAGCTCGCGACCTTCTTCGAGCTCGTGCAGCAGGACCCGATCGTCTCGCAGGTCAAGCTCATCGCCGAACCGTGGGACGTCGGTCCCGGCGGCTACCAGGTCGGCAACTTCCCGCCCCAGTGGACCGAGTGGAACGGCAAGTACCGCGACACCGTGCGCGACTTCTGGCGCGGCGAGCCGCAGGCCCTGGGCGAGTTCGCCTCGCGGCTGACCGGTTCGGCCGACCTGTACGAGCACTCGGGACGTTTCCCGGTGGCATCCATCAACTTCGTCACCGCGCACGACGGCTTCACGCTGCGCGACCTCGTGTCGTACAACGAGAAGCACAACGACGCCAACGGCGAAGACAACAACGACGGCGAATCGCACAACCGCTCCAGCAACATGGGCGTCGAGGGGCCGACCGACGATCAGGACGTCCTGAAGCGTCGGGCGCAGCAGCAGCGCAACTTCATCGCGACGCTGCTGCTCAGCCAGGGCGTGCCGATGCTGCTGCACGGCGACGAACTCGGTCGCACGCAGGGCGGCAACAACAACGGCTACGCGCAGGACAACGAGATCACGTGGGTGGACTGGACGAACATCGACACCCCGCTCATCGAGTTCACGGCCGCCCTCGCGCGACTGCGCAAGCAGCACCCCACCTTCCGCCGCAGCCGGTTCTTCGACGGTCGCCCCGTGAAGATGGAGGAGGGCGCTCCCATTCCCGACGTGGTGTGGCTGCGTCCCGACGGCTCGCTCATGCAGCCCGAGGACTGGGACAACGGCTTCGGCCTCGCGGTGGGCGTCTTCCTCAACGGCCAGGGAATCCGCGAGCGCGATCGTCGTGGCGAGTCGATCAGCGACGACCACTTCCTCGTGCTGTTCAACGCCGGTGACGACAAGGTCGACTTCCGCCTGCCCGACTTCGAGTACGCGCCGAAGTGGGACGCCTACGTCGACACCGCCGGCGAGCGCGCGAACACCGAGCCGCTGAGCCCCGGTGAGACGCTGCCGCTCGAGCCGAAGTCGCTCATGGTCCTGCGTGAGCACCACCTGCCCGAGCCCGAGGTCGACCACTCGGTCGCCGCCTCCCTCACCGCGCAGATCCCGGTGGTCGGCACCGACGACCTGCCCGGTCAGGCGCCCAAGCCGGAGCTGTGAGCGAGATGCGGCATCCGCTTTCGACCTATCGCCTGCAGATCCGCGAAGCGTTCACCCTCGACGACGCCGCCGAGGTCACGGGATACCTCCGTGACCTCGGGGTCTCGTGGGCGTACCTGTCGCCGATCCTCGAGGCCACGCCCGGTTCCGACCACGGCTACGACGTGGTCGACGTCGAGCGCGTCGACCCCGCACGCGGGGGCGCCGAGGGGCTCGACCGCTTCGCCGCGGCAGCGCGCGCGGCGGAGCTCGGCATCCTGATCGACATCGTGCCCAACCACATGGGCGTCTCGGAACCACGCAGCAACGCGTGGTGGTGGGACGTGCTGCGACAGGGGCGGGCGTCGGCGCACGCGAGCGCGTTCGACATCGACTGGGAATTCGGTGACGGCAAGGTGCGCGTGCCCGTGCTCGGCGACCATCTCGACGCGGTCATCGACGAGATCTCATACGACCCGACGCCGGCCGACGATGCTCCCGACGGGCTGGTCCGCTACTACGACCATGCCTTCCCGGTGGCCCCCGGTACCGGTACTTCGGACATCCGAGCTCTGCTGGACGCGCAGAACTTCGAACTGCGCTACTGGCAGGACGAAGCGGCCGACCTGAACTACCGCCGCTTCTTCGCCGTGACGACCCTCGCGGGCGTGCGCGTCGAGGTGCCGGAGGTGTTCCGGGCGACCCACGCCGAGATCCTGCGCTGGGTGCGCGAGGGCCTCGCCGACGGTCTGCGCGTGGACCACCCCGACGGTCTCGTCGATCCGGGCGGGTACTTCGATCAGCTCGCCGTCGCGCTCGAAGAGGCCGGCGAGGGCGAGGTCGGCTACGTGCTCGCCGAGAAGATCCTCGAACACGGCGAGGCGTTGCCGTCGTGGTGGAAGACCGCCGGGACCACCGGTTACGACGCTCTCGCCGAGATCGACCGTGTGCTGACCGACCCGGCGGGGGAGGCGGCGCTCGATGCCCTCGACGCGCGCCTGCGCACCGACAGCGATCTCGAGCCGCTCACCGGCTGGCACGACCTCATCCACGACACCAAGCGCAAGATCGCCGACTCGATCCAGGTGTCGGAGATCCGTCGCCTGGTGCGCGGTCTTCCGTCGGGGCTGCGCGAGGAGTTCGGGGCCGACGCGCTGCAGGACGCGCTCGCCGAGATCCTCGCGTGCTTCCCGGTGTACCGCTCGTACCTCCCCGCCGGTCGCACGCACCTCGACGCCGCCGCGGGCGAAGCCGAAGTGCGTCGTCCCGAACTGGGCGACGTGATCGAGAAGCTCGTCCCGGTGCTCGCCGACACGAGCCTCGAGGTCGCGTGGCGCTTTCAGCAGACGACCGGTCCCGTCATGGCCAAGGGCGTCGAGGACACCGCGTTCTACCGTTACACCCGGCTGGGCTCGCTCACCGAGGTGGGCGGCGACCCGGGGGAGTTCTCCCTCGACGTCGCGGGCTTCCACACCGCGCAGGCGCTGCGTCACGCGTCGTGGCCCACCGCCATGACCACTCTGTCGACGCACGACACCAAGCGCGGCGAGGACACGCGTGCCCGCATCGCGGTGCTGGCCGAGATCCCCGAGACCTGGGCCGAACGACTCGAGGAGTTCCGCGGGATCGCCTCGACCGGTCACGGCCCCTTCGACGCACTGCTGTGGCAGGCGATCGTGGGAGCGTGGCCCGCCTCGGCATCCACCCCCGAGGGGCTGAAGGTCTACCGCGAACGTCTGCACGCGTACGCCGAGAAGGCGGCGCGCGAGGCGTCCGAGGTCACCGGCTGGTGGGAGCAGGACGAGGCCTTCGAGGAGCGCATGCACGCGGTCGTCGACGCGGCCACCGGCACCGCCGCCGAGCGCGTGCGCGCCTTCGTCGACCAGATCTCGCCCGCGGGATGGTCGAACGGTCTATCCGCCAAGCTGCTGCAGATCATGGGCCCGGGCGTCCCCGACGTCTACCAGGGCTCGGAGCTGTGGGAGCAGTCGCTCGTCGATCCCGACAACCGTCGCGCGGTCGACTTCGCGGAGCGTCGCCGGCTTCTCGCCGCGATCGACGCCCCCGGAGCTGCGGCTCCGGCGGTGGATGCCACGGGAGCGGCCAAGCTCCTCGTGACGTCGCGCGCGCTGCGCCTTCGCCGTGAGCACCCGCTCGAGATCTACCGCCCGCTGGAGGCAGCGGGCGTGGCGGCTGACCACGTCGTCGCCTTCGATCGTGGCGGTGTGTTCGCGGTCGCGACCCGTCTGCCGCACGGCCTGGCGGCAGCGGGAGGCTGGCGCGACACGGTGGTGCTGCTGCCGGACACCCCCGTCGTCGACGTGCTGACCGGACGCTCGTTCGCCGGCGGCGCCGTGCCCCTGGCCGACCTGCTGGCGGTCTACCCGGTGGCCCTGCTGATCTTCTGACCCCCGATCGCGTGAGGCGTCGGCAATCGTCGCCTCACGCCCTCCCTCAGCGAAAAACCTCGGCACCTCACGCGAAGGAACACCCCTCATGAGCATCGACGTCTGGGCACCCAAGGCAGAGCGGGTGCGGCTGCGCCGGCTCGACGACAGCGGCGACAATGTCGTCGAAGACGTCGAGATGGCATCCGCGAAAGACGGCTGGTGGACGGCCCCGGTCGACCTCGCCGACGGCGAGCGGTACGGCTTCGTGCTCGGCGACGGCGACGACCTGCGCCCCGACCCGCGTTCGCGGCGTCAGCCCGGCGGCGTGCACGAGGCGTCGGCCTGGTTCGATCCCTCGGTGTACGCCTGGAACGACGCCGCGTGGACGGGCAAGCAGCTCGCGGGCGGCCTGATCTACGAGCTGCACCTCGGAACCTTCACCCCCGAGGGAACACTGGATGCCGCGGTCGGCCGCCTCGATCACCTCGTCGACCTGGGGGTGACCCACGTCGAGCTGCTGCCGGTGAACGGCTTCAACGGTACGTGGAACTGGGGCTATGACGGGGTGCTCTGGTACACCGTGCACGAGGCCTACGGCGGACCCGAGGCGTACCAGCGTTTCGTCGATGCGGCCCACGCGGCCGGACTCGCCGTCATCCAGGACGTCGTCTACAACCACCTCGGTCCCTCGGGCAACTACCTGCCCGAGTTCGGCGAGTACCTGCGCGAAGGCAGCCGTAACACCTGGGGCGACTCGGTCAATCTCGATGAAGACGCTGTCCGCGCGTACATCGTCGAGAACGCACTGATGTGGATGAGCGACTACCACGTCGACGGCCTGCGCCTCGATGCCGTGCACGCTCTGCTCGACCATCGCGATCCGCACGTGCTGCAGGAGATCGCCGAACGCACCGACGCGCTGTCGGCGCACCGCGGCATCCCGCTCACCACCATCGCCGAGAGCGACATGAACGACCCGAAGCTGATCCTCCCGCGCGAGGCCGGCGGATACGGCCTGACCGCGCAGTGGTCGGACGACTGGCACCACACGGTGCACGTCGCCCTGACCGGCGAGACGATCGGCTACTACGAGGACTTCGCCGACGTCGAGGCCTTCCGAAAGGTCAACGAGGGCGGCTTCTTCCACGACGGCACGTACTCATCGTTCCGCGAGGAGAAGCACGGCAAGCCCATTCCCGCGGACGTTCCGAACTGGCGCCTCGTGACCTTCGCGCAGGATCACGACCAGATCGGCAACCGGGCCGCGGGCGACCGTCTGTCGCAGACGCTCGGCTACGACCGCCTGGCCGCCGCCGCCGTGCTCACGCTCACCGCCCCGGGCACTCCGATGCTCTTCATGGGCGAGGAGTGGGGCGCGACGACGCCCTGGCAGTTCTTCACCTCTCACCCCGAGCCCGAGCTCGGCAAGGCCACCGCCGAGGGACGCATCGCCGAGTTCGAGAAGATGGGCTGGGACGAATCCACCGTCCCTGACCCGCAGGATCCCTCGACGTTCGAGAACTCCCGGCTCGACTGGGACGAGGCGGGCGAGGGCGGTCACGCCCAGCTGCTCGGCCTGTACCGCGAGCTCGCGAAGCTGCGGCGCGAGCGCCCCGAGTTGACCGACCCGTCGCGCGAGGGGCTGTCCGCGGCGGCCAGGGAGGCCGAGGGCGGCCGGGTCTACGAACTACGTCGCCGCGACCTCGTCGTGATCGTCAACCTCTCGGATGCCGCGGCCTCGGCGTCCGTGGCATCCGGTGCTCGTGTGCTGCTGGCGACGGCGGAGGGCGTCGTGCTCGATGGCTCCGAGGTGACGGTGCCGGCCGGGGCGAGCGCGATCGTCGGCCCCGCACTCTGACGTCATGACGAACGGTCCCGACCTCGTAAGGGGCGGGGCCGTTCGTCGTTCACGCCTTGCGCGTGGGGTTGACGGCTCTGGCATCCCCGCCACCCACACCGCGGCGGCGGCTGCGACGAAGAGGGCGACGAGCAAGATGAAACGGAGAGAATCCACGCCCCGATCGAGCTCCCCGAGAATGCGGCATCCGCCCCTCTTGCGGAACGGATGCCGCGGGCCTCGGCGGTCAGTCCACGCTTCGGCGGACCAGGCGGAGCACGCTGACGATCGCCGGCGGCACGAGCACGATCGCGGCCACGATGATCGCGGTCACACCGATCGGCGCGCTCTGCGGCTCGCCGCTGAAGCGCTCGACGGCCAGCCAGCTGAGCCCCCAGGCCAGGGCGAGCGCGGGTGTGACGCGCCACGCGGTGCGCCACGCGATCGAAAGACCGATGAGAGCGACCACGATCAGGACGGCGATACCGATGGCATCCGCCGCGTTCTCCCACTCCGCCGGCACGATGGTCGTGAGCCAGGCGGCGGCGTTGGCGACGGTGGCGAGGGTGACCCAGCCGAGGTGGAGGCCCGTGACCCCGTCGATGAGGACGGAATCGACGACGCCGTCGCGCGGTTCGCGCGTCGCCACGGCGACGCGGAACGTCCAGCAGAGAGCCGCGAGCAGGAGGACGATCACGACGACCGTGAGCAACAGCGTGCCGAAGCGGGCCGCGACCAGCCACAGGCCGTTGAGGCTCATCGTGAGGGCGATCAGCCAGCCGAGCGCGCGCTGGCGCGCATTGGTGCGCTGGCCGGGGAGAGCCTGCCAGATCGCATACGCGATCAGGCCGAGGTAGATGACCGACCAGATCGAGAAGGCCGGACCCGCCGGGGCGAGGTAGGAGCCGTCGGTGTTGAGGGCGCCGCCCTGCTGATCCTGCACGGCCGAGTTGCCGAAGGCGCCCGCCCCGATCACTGCGGCGATCAGCATGAACGACACCGTGGAAAGGACGACGATCTGACGTGCGAGGTCGCTCCCCCGCCATTGCGTTGCTGCGTTCATACCTAGAACACTAGAAAAGCTAGGTAAATATGGCAGTCGGGGTTGACTTCTGACGGCGGGTGATCCCCCCGGGCAGACCCGAGTCGGGGGCGCCGACGCCGACGGGCGCGGCTCAGGCCGCGACGGATCGGGCGGCGAAGGAGCGCAGAAGGCGCGTGGGCTGCTCGACCGACGCGGTGCGCACGTGTGCCGAGACCTCGTCGAACGCGTCGGCATCGAAGTACCCCGCGTCGCGGTAGACGACCATGCGCGCGACGAACGCCTCGGTCGTGGGCTCGGGGTGGAACTGCGTGGCCCACAGTCCGGACCCGGCGCGATAGGCCTGCACGGGGCACGCGTCGTTCTCGGCGAGCAGCGTCGCGCCCGGGGGGACGATCGCCGTGCCTTCCTTGTGCGCGGTCAGCGCCTCGAAGCGGGGATTCAGGATGCCGAACAGCTCGTCGTTGCGACCCGCCTCGGTGAGCACGATGTCGGTGGGGCCCGTGCCCTCGGGGTGCAGCAAACTCACCCTGCCCCCGAGCAGACGCGTGACGACACCGATACCGAAGCACGTGAACAGCGCATTCGTGCGACCCTCGATGGCCGCGCCCGCCAGGCGTTCGAGGTCGCGCTCGAGGCGGCGCTGCTCGTCGGTCTTGCCGGGGTCGGTGACGTTGAAAGGACTGCCGCCGACGACGATCGCGGCGTACCGGTCGAGGTCCGCCGGCAGCGGCTCGCGAACGAGGTCGTGGTGCACGAGGTCGTCGTCTCGCACGCCGAGACCGTCGCGGAACGAGGCCCACTCGGCCACGGCCGCCTCACGCTGCGGGCGAACGCAGACGTAGAGCAAGGAAGCGGTCACCCGGAGATTCTACGCGGGCGACTTTCCGCACCGTCAGGGGGTGACACGGAGCGAAACGTGGGTGCGCCAATGCCCGGTCAGCGCGAGGATCGCGCGGTTCGGCCGCGCACGACGCCCACGAACATCTCGACATCGGGGGTCGTGCGCTCGCGGAGCCACGCGAGAGCGACCCGGGATCGCGGACCGTCCCGCAGGATGCGGTACTCGACGTCGCGGCGCTGATGAGCGCGAGCAAGGGACATCGGCACGATCACGACGCCGACGCCCGCAGCCACCGTCGCGATGGCTTCGGCGGTGTCGGCCGGGGGTGCGAACGCCGGGGCGACGGCGTCCGGGATTGACAGGTGCAAGACGTCGTCGGCGGCCGCGATGACGACCTCGCCCCGCAGATCGGCGATCTCGAGCTCGTCGGCCGCGGTCAGGTCGGAGTCGGCGGACATGACCACGACGGGTTCCTCCTCGTAGAGGGGAATCACGTTCACGTCGTCTGACTCCTCGACGGGAAGGCGGATGAGCGCCGCGTCGACCTCGTCGAGCGCTTCGAGCTGGGTGGCGACGGAGATCTCACGCAGCTCGAGAGCGACGTGCGGCATGCGTTCGCGCCACAGCCCGATCCACTTGCCGGGGGTTGCTCCGGGAATCGCGCCGAGCACGAAGTCCCGCGGTTCCTCGCGCGGCGGCGGGGTCGGTCGCTCGGCCTTCGCCTTCGGCTTCGCCGCGCGTGAACGCCCTGCCGCGGCGGGCTTCGCTGCCCCGCTGCGTCGAGGTGCGCCGCTGCGCCCGCGGGACCCGTTGCCTTTCGCCATGGCTCCAGGCTAGCCGCGGCACTAACGTGGGAGGCATGATCGGCATCCTGGCGCTTGTCTTCGCGGGACTCGCGGCCCTGCTTCACGTCTACATCTTCGTGCTCGAGAGCGTGCGCTGGACGCGGCCGAAGACGTGGAAGGTCTTCGGGATCGCCGACCAGCAGACGGCGGATGCCACGCGGCCCATGGCCTACAACCAGGGCTTCTACAACCTGTTCCTCGCGATCGGAGCGGTCGTCGGCATCGTGTTCTGGACGGTGAACGGGGTCGGCGATGCCGTCGGCCGCACGCTGCTGATCTTCTCGCTGGGGTCGATGCTCGCCGCGGCACTCGTCCTGGTCACCTCGGGTGCGAAGTACCTGCGCCCGGCCAGTATCCAGGGAACCCTGCCCCTGATCGGGCTGGTCCTGGCGATCTTCGCCTGAGGCCGCCAGGGCCCGGACAAGCGAAAACCCGCACGCTCAGTCGAGTCGTGCGGGTCATGGATGCCGCGGTGGGCACGACCTCGTCAGGCTGCCAGCCGCAGTCCTCGTCGATCCGTCGCCACGGCTTCGCCGTCGTTGATGATCTCGTCGTCGCCGATGAGCGATCCCATCGCGATGCGAGCGTTGTGGCCGACCTGCGTGCGGACGCCGATGTGAGCGCCCGCGCCGATCACCGCTCCCGCGCAGATGTGTGCGTGCGGCTCGATGTGAGCCTCCGGGCCGATCACGGCGTCTGACTCGATCCAGGCACCGCGGCCGACACGAACACCCGCGGCGATCTGCACGCCGGGTTCGACGTAGGCGCCGTTCTCGACCAGCGCCGACGGGTGGACCTTCGCGCCGTGCGCGACGAGTCCGCGACCATTGACGTGCTTGCGGTAACGCAGCGTCTCGCCGTGGTCGTTTTCGATGTCGATGTAGTTCTTTCCCACGATCCCCTCCGGTCGGCCATCGGGTTGAGCCGACATGTATCACAACGGGCCGGGAATGACGTTCATTCCCTCGAATGCTTCTTCGTCGCCGATACCGTCATCGGTTTCCTCGATGTCGAGGAAAGCGCGAAGCGCGGAGCGCGGCGTGGAGTTGTCCCCCTGTTTTCGCACGCCGGACGAAGGGTGCCGGGCGGCTTGACACGGGGCGCGGAAAGAGTCGGTTCTGCGCGGCGCCCTCTCGCGTGCTGCGCGGCGGGTCGACCCGAATGCGGTGTGGACCCGGTCGGCCGGGATGCGCCGCAGTCCGGGAGGCGGACGCCCCGCGGCGGCCCGTCTCAGCCGGGCTGACAGGTGGGGCACCAATAGACGTTGCGCTCGCTCGTCGCGGAGGCGCCGAGCGAGGTCGCACGGATCGGGGTTCCGCAGCGGCGACAGGGGGCGCCCTCGCGACCGTAGACCCAGAAGCGACGCCCGGGCCGGCTGTCGCCGGTGAAGGTGCGCTCGGGGCGCGGCAGGTTGGCGCGGATCATGCGCTCGCCGAGCGCGATCGTCGCTTGCACGTCGATCTCCGTGGCGGGGGTGGTCGGCGCGATGCCTCGGACGAAGAGCAGCTCGTTCGCGTACACGTTGCCGAAGCCGGCGACGTTGCGCTGGTCCAGCAGCGCGACGTGTGCAGCTCTGTCGTCGGCGGAGACGCGACGGACCGCTTCGGCCTCATCCCAGTCGTCGGCGAGCAGATCGGGGCCGAGGTGTCCGACCACGGTGTGCTCGTCGCTCGTGCGCAGGACTTCGACCATCGCGAGGTCGAAACCGACGGCGTCTGCGCCCGCGACGCCGACGATCGCCCGCGCCTTGAACGCCTGTCGCCGCCAGCGCTCGCCCGGGCGGTAGAGGTCCCATCGGCCCTCCATCTTCAGGTGCGAGTGCAGTGTGAAGCCGCCGATCCTGTGCAGCAGGTGCTTGCCGCGAGCAGCGACCTCGTGCACGGTTTCCCCGCGCAGGTCGGCGGTGGCGCTCCCCGGCACACGGATGTCGAACCGTGTGACCACCTTGCCGGCGAGGGCCGCCGACAGCTTCGCCGCGGCGCGGTAGACGGTATCGCCCTCAGGCACGGGCGGCCTCGCGCAGGGTGTCGCCGGCGGTGAGTTTGCGCAACGTCAGGCCCTTGGGCGATTCGACGAATCCGCCCTCGCGCAGGGCTCGGCCGACCGCGGTGCCGTAGACGAACTCCCCGTTGACCTGTTCGACGGTGAGGGTTTCGAGACGCCTCTTCTTCGCGGTCTCGGCGAGGTGTCGGGCCGCCGCCTGCAGCACCGCTTCGTCGTCGGTGAAAGCGAGCGCGCTGCGACCGCCGCGTTCGAGGTAGAGCGCGAGCTCACCGTCGACGAGTACGACGAGGCCTCCGGCCTTACGGCCCGGTCGGTGCGTGACCCCTTCGATCGCGGGCCAGCCGAGGGCCGCACCGTACGGGTTGGCGGGATCGGTGGCGGCGAGCGTCAGGGTGCGCAAGGGCGGGGGATCGGCGACCGCGGCGAACTCGCGCAGCCGATCGACCGTTGCCGAGGCTGCGAACTGCGCGGCGCCGAGCTTCTCGATCACGTACCCGCGACGGCAGTGTCCGGCCTCTTCGAAGCCGGCGAGGATGCGGTACACCTGGGCGAAGCCGCCGGGCACGCCCTCGGACTGCACGGCGCCGCGCGTCACCACCCCGTACCGATCGAGCAGGAGGCTCGCCGAGGCCGTGGCGCGGGCTGCGGGGTCCTCCTCGCGCTCGGGGAGGAGCGACCACCGACCGCCCAGGGACGGCGGACGCGGCGCGGAGGTGGCCCGCGGCATGGTCGCGCCGCGGTACATACGCGCGCGTGGTGCGCGGCGGGCGACGCGGTGCGACTGGCCCCCACCGCTGAGCAGCGTGCGGATCGGGGCGAAGGTGTCGTTCGTCACCCGGCCCGCCCAGGTGAGCGCCCAGAGGGCGTCGTTGACGGACTGCTCGTTCTCGGCGCCGACGAGCTGTCTCAGCTGGGTGGCGAAGTACGCACCCCCGCTCTCCAGGGCCGAGAGCAGGCGCGCCTCGAGCGAATCGGGCGCGGGATCGTCGGCGTCCTCGGGGTCTTGCAGGGTGAACGGCGCCGCCTCGGCCGGGTGCAGGGCGATCCACCCGTCGCGACCGGGCAGGGTGCCGTGGCCCGACCAGACCACCTCTCCGGTGGCGGTGAGCTCGTCCAGTAGGGCGGGGGAGTAGTCCGCCACGCGCGAGGGCAGGATGAGCGACTCCCACGCGCTCGCCGGAATGGGGACGCCCGCGAGCTGCTCGATCACGGCGAGCACCCCGTCGATGCCCTCGAGGGGGCGACCCAGATGCTGCCATACGGGCAGGAACCGGGCGTACGCGGCCGGAGGGACCGGCTCGACGCTGCCTCGGATGGCCGCCAGCGATCGCATACGCAGGCGTCGCAGCACCTCGACGTCGCACCACTCGGTCTCGTCGCCGCGGATACCGCCCGACGCCTCGGGAAGGAAGAACCCACTGGCGAGGCGCCCCTGAGACTCGAGGCGCTGCAGCGTGAGCCGCGCAACCGCTACCCCCACGCCCAGGCGTTCGGCGACGGCATCCGTCGTGAAGGGCGCGTGCGTGCGCGCGAAGCGGGCGACGAGATCGCCCAGGGGATCGGGGAAAGGCTCGAGGAACGCGTTGGGGATGCCGACGGGCAGCGCCGCGCCCAGGGCATCGCGGAGGCGACCGGCGTCTTCGATCCCGGCTGTGCGCGAGACTCCGGCGATCGTCACGCGGATCGCCCGCCGGTCGTCGACGAGGGTGGCGAGGTGCTGCTCGGCCTCGGCCTGTGCGTCGCCCTCGGTGTCGACTCGCGCAGCCACCTCGGCCGCGTCGAGGGGGCCGAGGATACGCAACAGGTCGGCCACTCCCTCGGCGCCCCGGACTCGGCGATCGGGGTCGAGGCGCTGAGCTTCGCGCTCGAACTGGGCGATGACGTCGGGGTCGAGAAGCTCGCGCATCTCGACCTTGCCGAGCAGCTCGCTCAGGAGCGCCGGGTCGACCGAGAGCGCCGCCGCACGTCGCTCCGCGAGAGGGGAGTCGCCCTCGTACATGAAGGCGCCGACGTAACCGAAGAGCAGATCGCGCGCGTACGGGGAGGGCTGCGACGTCGTGATCTCGACGAGACGGATCTTGCGCTCTCCGATCTGTCGCGTGAGGCGGAGGAGAGCCGGAAGGTCGTAGACGTCTTGCAGTACCTCGCGCAGCGTCTCGAGGATGATCGGGAACGCCGGGTGCCTCTTGGCCACCTCGAGCAACTGCGCGGAACGCTGGCGCTGCTGCCAGAGCGGGGAGCGGCGGTTCGGATTCAGCCGGGGCAGGAGCAACGCTCGAGCGGCGCATTCGCGGAAGCGCGAGGCGAACAGAGCGGATCCGCCCACCTCGTCGGTGACGATCTGTTCGAGCTCGTCGGGCTCGAAGACGAAGAGATCGGCCCCGGGCGGCTCCGCCGCGGCATCCGGGACCCGGGCGATGATGCCGTCATCGCTGGCGACCGCCGCCCCCTCGACACCGAGGCGTTCGCGGATGCGTGCGTTGACCGCGAGCGCCCACGGCGCGTGCACCTGCATGCCGTACGGCGAGTGCAGGATGATGCGCCAGTCGCCGACCTCGTCGCGGCTGCGCTCGACGGTCAGCGTGCGATCGGTGGGGA
Encoded here:
- a CDS encoding LysR substrate-binding domain-containing protein codes for the protein MAKGNGSRGRSGAPRRSGAAKPAAAGRSRAAKPKAKAERPTPPPREEPRDFVLGAIPGATPGKWIGLWRERMPHVALELREISVATQLEALDEVDAALIRLPVEESDDVNVIPLYEEEPVVVMSADSDLTAADELEIADLRGEVVIAAADDVLHLSIPDAVAPAFAPPADTAEAIATVAAGVGVVIVPMSLARAHQRRDVEYRILRDGPRSRVALAWLRERTTPDVEMFVGVVRGRTARSSR
- a CDS encoding glutamine amidotransferase-related protein, with protein sequence MTASLLYVCVRPQREAAVAEWASFRDGLGVRDDDLVHHDLVREPLPADLDRYAAIVVGGSPFNVTDPGKTDEQRRLERDLERLAGAAIEGRTNALFTCFGIGVVTRLLGGRVSLLHPEGTGPTDIVLTEAGRNDELFGILNPRFEALTAHKEGTAIVPPGATLLAENDACPVQAYRAGSGLWATQFHPEPTTEAFVARMVVYRDAGYFDADAFDEVSAHVRTASVEQPTRLLRSFAARSVAA
- a CDS encoding tryptophan-rich sensory protein — translated: MNAATQWRGSDLARQIVVLSTVSFMLIAAVIGAGAFGNSAVQDQQGGALNTDGSYLAPAGPAFSIWSVIYLGLIAYAIWQALPGQRTNARQRALGWLIALTMSLNGLWLVAARFGTLLLTVVVIVLLLAALCWTFRVAVATREPRDGVVDSVLIDGVTGLHLGWVTLATVANAAAWLTTIVPAEWENAADAIGIAVLIVVALIGLSIAWRTAWRVTPALALAWGLSWLAVERFSGEPQSAPIGVTAIIVAAIVLVPPAIVSVLRLVRRSVD
- a CDS encoding DNA-formamidopyrimidine glycosylase family protein, with protein sequence MPEGDTVYRAAAKLSAALAGKVVTRFDIRVPGSATADLRGETVHEVAARGKHLLHRIGGFTLHSHLKMEGRWDLYRPGERWRRQAFKARAIVGVAGADAVGFDLAMVEVLRTSDEHTVVGHLGPDLLADDWDEAEAVRRVSADDRAAHVALLDQRNVAGFGNVYANELLFVRGIAPTTPATEIDVQATIALGERMIRANLPRPERTFTGDSRPGRRFWVYGREGAPCRRCGTPIRATSLGASATSERNVYWCPTCQPG
- a CDS encoding transferase: MGKNYIDIENDHGETLRYRKHVNGRGLVAHGAKVHPSALVENGAYVEPGVQIAAGVRVGRGAWIESDAVIGPEAHIEPHAHICAGAVIGAGAHIGVRTQVGHNARIAMGSLIGDDEIINDGEAVATDRRGLRLAA
- a CDS encoding DUF1304 domain-containing protein, with the translated sequence MIGILALVFAGLAALLHVYIFVLESVRWTRPKTWKVFGIADQQTADATRPMAYNQGFYNLFLAIGAVVGIVFWTVNGVGDAVGRTLLIFSLGSMLAAALVLVTSGAKYLRPASIQGTLPLIGLVLAIFA